A region from the Benincasa hispida cultivar B227 chromosome 10, ASM972705v1, whole genome shotgun sequence genome encodes:
- the LOC120087733 gene encoding cytochrome P450 81Q32-like has product MDILFLFISLSLFSLLALRFFLQLHRQNLPPTPLFSLPIIGHLHLVKHPIHRILHNLSKKYGDVFSLRFGSRLVVVVSSPSVVQECLTKNDIILANRPLLGTGKHLAYNHTTMVVAPYGEHWRNLRRISALELFSTNRLNLFSGIREDEVKGLMVRLRGSSLEEFALVEPESMFLDLMYNAIIRMVGGKKPCEEDKGNSREFREVVTKIMEVGGATNPGDFIPIWNWIDPCGLEKKIKKLGKTMDELLQDLVDGVRNEKGEGNAMIHRLLHLQKTEPENYSDQIIKGLIQIIFIAGIDTTAVTLEWALSHLLNNPNVLEKAKVEIDSAIGQERLITEADLPSLNYIQGIISETLRLTPAAPLLVPHCASEDCKIGAYDVPRDTMVLINAWAIHRDPKLWENATKFKPERHTNPIGTDSYKFLPFGLGRRACPGIGIAQRMATLTLATMIQCFEWEREGSSLVDMSEGEGITMPKARRLVAKCKPRPIMKAIFS; this is encoded by the exons ATGGATATTCTCTTccttttcatttccctctctcTATTCTCTCTCCTTGCCTTGAGATTTTTTCTTCAACTTCATCGCCAAAACCTTCCCCCAACACCACTTTTCTCTCTTCCCATTATTGGTCATCTCCATCTTGTCAAACATCCTATCCATAGAATCCTTCACAATCTCTCCAAAAAGTATGGAGATGTCTTCTCTCTCCGATTCGGTTCACGACTCGTCGTAGTTGTATCATCCCCTTCTGTTGTCCAAGAATGTCTTACAAAGAACGATAtcattctcgcaaatcgacccTTGTTGGGCACTGGAAAGCACTTGGCATACAACCATACCACCATGGTTGTTGCCCCTTATGGTGAACACTGGCGAAACCTTCGTCGAATTAGCGCCCTCGAGCTTTTCTCGACGAATCGACTAAATCTATTCTCGGGAATTCGAGAAGACGAAGTTAAAGGGTTGATGGTTCGATTACGTGGGAGTTCGTTGGAAGAATTCGCACTAGTAGAGCCAGAAAGTATGTTTTTAGATCTGATGTACAATGCTATTATAAGAATGGTGGGTGGGAAGAAGCCTTGTGAAGAGGATAAGGGAAATTCGAGGGAATTTAGAGAGGTGGTGACAAAGATTATGGAGGTTGGTGGGGCAACAAATCCAGGAGACTTCATACCAATATGGAATTGGATTGATCCGTGTGGCTTGGAGAAGAAGATCAAAAAGCTTGGAAAGACAATGGATGAACTTCTCCAAGACTTAGTTGATGGGGTAAGAAATGAGAAAGGTGAAGGGAATGCTATGATTCATCGTTTACTTCATTTGCAGAAAACTGAGCCTGAGAATTATAGTGACCAGATTATCAAAGGCCTAATACAG ATCATATTTATAGCTGGGATTGACACAACAGCCGTAACCTTAGAATGGGCACTCTCTCATCTACTAAATAATCCTAATGTATTGGAGAAAGCAAAAGTTGAGATAGACAGTGCCATTGGACAAGAGCGACTAATAACTGAAGCCGATTTGCCAAGTTTGAACTATATACAAGGAATAATTTCCGAAACACTTCGATTGACCCCTGCAGCTCCTTTGCTTGTTCCCCATTGCGCTTCCGAAGATTGTAAAATTGGAGCCTACGATGTACCACGTGACACAATGGTATTGATTAATGCTTGGGCTATTCATAGAGATCCCAAATTATGGGAGAATGCCACAAAATTTAAGCCTGAAAGACATACAAATCCTATTGGAACTGACTCATATAAATTTTTACCATTTGGATTGGGAAGGAGAGCCTGTCCTGGAATAGGAATAGCCCAACGGATGGCTACCTTGACTTTGGCGACGATGATTCAATGCTTTGAGTGGGAAAGAGAGGGCTCTTCATTGGTTGATATGAGTGAAGGTGAAGGGATCACTATGCCCAAAGCTCGACGATTGGTAGCCAAGTGCAAACCACGTCCAATCATGAAAGCTATATTTAGCTAA